In Raphanus sativus cultivar WK10039 chromosome 5, ASM80110v3, whole genome shotgun sequence, the following proteins share a genomic window:
- the LOC108857651 gene encoding classical arabinogalactan protein 1 codes for MALSKSLGFLLLAALFVSFTVAQSPAPAPAPSNGGRRISPAHSPKKALSPATAVSPTPQTAPTPDFTSSPPSPPAAHSPSVSPAVSPSTISDSPAQAPAPASGAVSNSYAVFGSVAIMLTAAVLAM; via the coding sequence ATGGCTCTCTCAAAGTCTCTAGGGTTCCTTCTCCTCGCAGCTCTCTTCGTCTCCTTCACGGTGGCTCAATCTCCGGCACCAGCACCAGCTCCTTCTAACGGAGGAAGGCGGATCTCTCCGGCGCACTCACCTAAGAAGGCGTTGTCTCCTGCAACAGCTGTTTCCCCTACTCCTCAAACCGCACCAACTCCAGATTTCACCTCCTCGCCTCCATCGCCGCCTGCAGCGCACTCTCCTTCGGTTTCGCCCGCTGTTTCTCCGTCTACCATCTCCGACTCTCCGGCTCAAGCTCCCGCTCCAGCAAGCGGCGCCGTTTCTAACAGCTACGCGGTCTTTGGATCCGTCGCCATTATGTTAACCGCTGCCGTTTTGGCTATGTAG
- the LOC108863126 gene encoding bifunctional riboflavin biosynthesis protein RIBA 1, chloroplastic: MSSINLSSSSPSTLSLSGSRLSQTSSTTTLIHHRVTFPSNHHTPSFSFKTTGKAKASVVSREDDLLLSYTNGNPPIEDPLQADSVSLGTLSPSDSPNAPPNGFVAEDDDFELDLPTPGFSSIPEAIQDIRQGKLVVVVDDEDRENEGDLVMAAQLATPEAMAFIVKHGTGIVCVSMKEDDLERLNLPLMVNQKENEEKLSTAFTVTVDAKHGTTTGVSARDRATTILSLASRDSNPEDFNRPGHIFPLKYREGGVLKRAGHTEASVDLTVLAGLDPVGVLCEIVDDDDGSMARLPKLRQFAAENSLKIVSIADLIRYRRKRDKLVERSSAARIPTMWGPFTAYCYKSILDGIEHIAMVKGEIGDGQDILVRVHSECLTGDIFGSARCDCGNQLSLSMQQIESNGRGVLVYLRGHEGRGIGLGHKLRAYNLQDAGRDTVEANEDLGLPVDSREYGIGAQMLRDLGVRTMKLMTNNPAKYVGLKGYGLAIVGRVPLLSLITKENKRYLETKRTKMGHMYGLKFNGDVVEKIDNDAETNES; the protein is encoded by the exons ATGTCTTCCATCaatctctcctcctcctctccttccaccctctctctctccggCTCCAG ATTGAGCCAAACTTCTTCCACTACTACACTGATCCACCACCGTGTTACTTTCCCATCTAACCACCACACACCTTCGTTTTCATTTAAAACCACTGGAAAAGCTAAAGCCTCAGTGGTCTCTAGAGAAGATGATCTCCTTCTCTCTTACACCAACGGAAACCCTCCCATCGAAGATCCGTTACAAGCAGATTCAGTATCCCTTGGAACACTTTCTCCTTCGGATTCACCTAATGCACCACCCAACGGTTTCGTCGCTGAAGATGATGACTTTGAGTTGGACTTACCCACGCCTGGTTTCTCCTCCATCCCTGAGGCCATTCAAGACATTCGCCAAGGAAag CTTGTGGTGGTTGTGGATGATGAAGACAGAGAAAACGAAGGTGACTTAGTCATGGCTGCTCAGTTAGCTACACCTGAAGCTATGGCCTTTATCGTCAAACACGGAACCGGGATCGTCTGTGTCAGCATGAAGGAAGATGATCTCGAGAGGTTGAACCTTCCTCTTATGGTCAACCAAAAGGAGAACGAAGAGAAGCTCTCCACTGCCTTCACAGTCACTGTc gATGCAAAACATGGTACGACTACAGGAGTTTCAGCTCGTGACAGGGCAACAACGATACTCTCCCTTGCATCCAGAGACTCAAACCCTGAAGACTTCAACCGTCCAGGGCATATCTTCCCGCTCAAGTACCGAGAAGGAGGTGTTTTGAAACGAGCTGGACACACCGAAGCCTCCGTTGATCTCACCGTTTTAGCTGGACTTGATCCCGTTGGAGTGTTGTGTGAGATCGTTGATGACGATGACGGCTCCATGGCCAGATTACCAAAGCTACGTCAGTTCGCAGCCGAGAATAGCCTCAAGATTGTATCGATTGCTGATTTGATCAGATACCGAAGGAAGAGAGATAAGCTAGTGGAGCGTTCCTCTGCGGCTCGGATCCCAACGATGTGGGGACCTTTCACGGCTTACTGCTACAAGTCTATACTAGACGGGATAGAGCACATTGCGATGGTTAAGGGAGAGATAGGTGATGGTCAAGACATTCTCGTGAGGGTTCATTCTGAGTGTCTCACGGGAGACATATTTGGATCGGCGAGGTGTGATTGCGGGAACCAGCTCTCTCTTTCGATGCAGCAGATCGAGTCTAACGGTCGCGGTGTGTTGGTTTACTTGCGTGGACACGAAGGAAGAGGGATTGGTTTAGGACACAAGCTCCGAGCTTACAATCTGCAAGATGCTGGTCGTGACACGGTTGAAGCTAATGAGGACTTGGGACTTCCTGTTGATTCTAGAGAGTATGGGATTGGTGcacag ATGTTAAGGGACTTGGGAGTGAGGACGATGAAGCTGATGACGAATAATCCGGCAAAGTACGTTGGTCTGAAGGGATATGGATTAGCCATTGTGGGAAGAGTGCCTCTGTTGAGTCTTATCACAAAGGAGAATAAGAGATATTTGGAGACGAAGAGGACTAAGATGGGTCACATGTATGGCTTGAAGTTCAATGGTGATGTTGTGGAGAAGATTGATAATGATGCTGAAACCAACGAGTCTTGA
- the LOC108832938 gene encoding uncharacterized protein LOC108832938: MADINHEIAKTQEERRRLESDLAASSSLTSVNFDRDLYGGNERDDSYSKSIAPNDDEEDPNLDTKGYLVAQRLASYTAPKSILNDLARLQDDDDDEDGGGFKPRQTIAEREGEYRNRRLNRVLSPDRVDPFAMGEKTPDPSVRTYSDHMRETAVQREREETLRLVAKKKKEAEEEASKKRKKCDHNEGDGGGAKKAKASASDWDVADSTPGRVSTGTRSRNRWDDPTPGRVTDSDATPGGGVTPGATTPTPKRQRSRWDETPATMGSATPMAGVTPAAFYAPGVTPFGGIDMATPTPSRINLGGAMTPDQYNQARWEKDIEERNKPLSDEELDAMFPTAGYKVLAQPASYVPIRSPARKALGTPTPMTTPGYVIPEENRRQQFDVPQEVPGGLPFMKPEDYQYFAALLNEENEEELSPDEQKERKIMKLLLKVKNGTPAQRKTALRQLTDKARELGAGPLFNKILPLLMQPTLEDQERHLLVKVIDRILYKLDELVRPFVHKILVVIEPLLIDDDYYARAEGREIISNLSKAAGLATMISAMRPDIDNADEYVRNTTARAFAVVASALGIHALLPFLKAVCQSKRSWQARHTGIKIVQQIAILIGCAVLPHLSSLVGLVEHGLSDENLKVRTITSLSLAALAEASAPYGIESFDSVLIPLCKGIRSHRGKVLAAFLKAIGSIIPLMEAGHVRYYTKEAMLILVREFQSPDEEMKKIVLKVVKQCVSTEGVEADYIRSDVLPDFFKHLWVKRMALEKRNYKSLVETTVEIANKVGVVDIVERLVNGLKDGSEMYRRMVMEAIDKVVTNLGASDIEGRLEELLIDGILYAFQEQTSDDANLMLNGFGAVVNGLGQRVKPYLPQICGTIKWRLTSKSAKVREQAADLISRIAVVMKQCGEEQLMGHLGVVLYEYLGEEFPEVLGSVLGALKAIVNVIGMTKMTPPIKDLLPRLTPILKNRHEKVQENCIDLVGRIADRGAEFVPAREWMRICFELLEMLKAHKKGIRRATVNTFGYIAKAIGPQDVLATLLNNLRVQERQNRVCTTVAIAIVAETCSPFTVLPALLNEYRVQELNVQNGVLKSLSFLFEYIGEMGKDYIYAVTPLLEDALMDRDLVHRQTAASAVKHIALGVAGLGCEDALIHLLNLIWPNIFETSPHVINAVMEAIEAMRVALGPTVILNYCLQGLFHPARKVREVYWKIYNTLYIGAQDTLVAAYPVLGDEQINVYSRPELSMFV, encoded by the coding sequence ATGGCGGATATAAATCATGAGATCGCTAAGACTCAAGAGGAGAGACGGAGGTTAGAATCAGACCTCGCTGCTTCTTCTTCCCTCACGTCTGTCAATTTCGATCGAGATCTCTACGGAGGTAACGAACGTGACGATTCCTACTCGAAATCCATCGCACCCAACGATGATGAGGAGGATCCCAACCTCGACACCAAAGGCTATCTTGTTGCTCAACGTCTTGCGTCTTACACCGCTCCCAAGTCTATCCTCAACGACTTGGCTCGTCTTCAagatgatgacgacgacgaAGACGGTGGAGGATTCAAGCCGAGGCAGACTATTGCGGAACGCGAGGGTGAGTACCGGAACAGGAGGCTTAATCGTGTTCTCTCTCCGGATAGAGTCGATCCGTTTGCTATGGGAGAGAAGACGCCTGATCCGAGCGTTAGAACTTATAGCGATCATATGAGGGAGACGGCTGTGCAGAGGGAGAGGGAAGAGACTCTGAGGCTtgttgcaaagaagaagaaggaagcagaagaagaagcttccaAGAAGAGGAAAAAGTGTGATCACAACGAAGGAGACGGTGGTGGCGCAAAGAAAGCTAAAGCATCAGCGTCGGATTGGGATGTAGCTGATTCAACTCCAGGGAGAGTCTCTACTGGAACAAGGAGCAGGAACAGATGGGACGATCCCACGCCTGGTCGTGTGACTGATTCTGATGCAACACCAGGTGGTGGTGTTACTCCCGGTGCAACGACGCCTACGCCGAAGCGTCAACGTTCTAGGTGGGACGAGACACCAGCCACTATGGGGAGTGCTACACCTATGGCTGGAGTGACTCCTGCTGCTTTTTACGCCCCTGGTGTCACTCCATTCGGTGGGATTGATATGGCTACTCCAACTCCGAGTCGGATTAATCTGGGTGGTGCTATGACTCCTGATCAGTACAATCAGGCGAGGTGGGAGAAGGATATTGAAGAGAGAAACAAACCATTGAGTGATGAAGAGCTTGACGCCATGTTTCCTACAGCAGGATACAAGGTTTTGGCCCAGCCTGCTTCTTATGTTCCCATCCGATCCCCTGCTAGGAAGGCTCTAGGAACCCCGACGCCCATGACAACTCCTGGCTACGTTATTCCTGAGGAAAACCGCAGGCAGCAGTTTGATGTTCCCCAGGAAGTTCCTGGTGGCCTGCCGTTTATGAAACCAGAGGATTATCAGTATTTCGCAGCGTTGTTGAATGAAGAGAACGAAGAAGAACTGTCTCCTGACGAGCAGAAAGAACGCAAGATAATGAAACTGTTGTTGAAGGTTAAAAACGGAACCCCTGCACAGAGGAAAACAGCTTTGAGGCAGCTTACTGATAAGGCTCGTGAGCTTGGCGCTGGTcctttgtttaataaaattttgccCTTGCTCATGCAACCCACTTTGGAAGATCAGGAGAGGCATCTTTTGGTGAAAGTGATTGATAGGATTCTTTACAAACTTGATGAGCTTGTAAGGCCTTTCGTCCACAAAATTCTTGTTGTTATCGAGCCTCTGTTGATCGACGACGATTACTATGCTCGTGCAGAAGGGAGAGAAATTATTTCAAACCTTAGCAAAGCAGCTGGTTTAGCCACTATGATTTCAGCTATGCGTCCGGATATTGATAACGCTGATGAATATGTGAGGAACACAACAGCTAGGGCTTTCGCTGTGGTTGCTTCTGCTCTTGGAATCCATGCGCTCTTGCCGTTCCTGAAAGCTGTTTGCCAGAGTAAGAGGTCATGGCAGGCGAGACACACTGGAATTAAGATTGTGCAGCAGATTGCGATACTAATTGGCTGTGCCGTTTTGCCTCACTTGAGTTCTCTAGTAGGACTTGTCGAACACGGTCTCAGTGATGAAAACCTGAAGGTGAGGACTATTACGTCTTTGTCACTGGCTGCTCTCGCCGAGGCTTCTGCTCCTTATGGTATTGAGAGCTTCGACTCTGTTCTTATACCTCTGTGTAAAGGTATTAGGTCTCACCGCGGCAAAGTCTTGGCTGCGTTCTTGAAGGCGATTGGTTCTATCATCCCCTTGATGGAAGCTGGGCATGTGAGATACTATACAAAAGAAGCGATGCTGATCTTGGTTAGGGAGTTTCAGTCTCCTGAtgaggagatgaagaagattgTCCTCAAGGTGGTGAAACAGTGTGTAAGTACTGAAGGTGTTGAAGCGGATTACATCCGCAGCGATGTTCTGCCTGACTTTTTCAAACATTTATGGGTTAAGAGAATGGCTCTGGAAAAAAGAAACTATAAGTCGCTTGTTGAAACTACTGTTGAGATTGCGAACAAGGTTGGTGTTGTAGATATCGTGGAAAGATTGGTTAATGGACTTAAAGATGGGAGTGAGATGTACCGGCGTATGGTTATGGAAGCCATTGACAAGGTTGTCACAAACTTGGGAGCATCAGATATTGAGGGGAGATTGGAGGAGCTGCTCATAGATGGCATTCTTTATGCGTTCCAAGAACAGACAAGCGACGATGCTAATTTGATGCTTAATGGATTCGGTGCTGTAGTGAATGGACTTGGTCAGCGAGTAAAGCCTTACCTTCCTCAGATCTGTGGTACCATCAAGTGGCGGTTAACCTCCAAGAGTGCAAAGGTAAGAGAGCAAGCGGCTGATCTCATCTCTAGGATTGCTGTTGTTATGAAGCAATGTGGAGAGGAACAGTTGATGGGACATCTCGGTGTTGTCTTGTACGAGTATCTCGGAGAAGAGTTTCCTGAAGTCTTGGGATCGGTTCTTGGAGCTTTAAAGGCTATCGTCAATGTGATTGGTATGACAAAGATGACGCCTCCTATTAAGGATCTGCTTCCAAGACTGACTCCGATTTTGAAGAACAGACACGAGAAAGTGCAAGAGAATTGCATCGACCTTGTTGGTAGGATTGCTGATCGTGGTGCTGAGTTTGTTCCAGCAAGAGAGTGGATGAGAATATGTTTCGAGCTTCTTGAAATGCTCAAAGCTCATAAGAAAGGTATTCGCCGTGCCACTGTCAACACTTTCGGGTACATAGCCAAAGCCATTGGACCACAAGACGTGCTAGCCACGTTACTGAACAATCTCAGAGTCCAAGAACGCCAGAACCGTGTTTGCACCACTGTCGCGATCGCCATAGTCGCTGAAACATGCTCTCCGTTTACCGTATTACCCGCGTTGTTGAACGAGTACCGTGTTCAAGAGCTCAACGTCCAAAACGGTGTCCTGAAATCCCTCTCTTTCCTCTTCGAGTACATTGGAGAAATGGGCAAGGATTACATATACGCAGTCACGCCCTTGCTCGAAGACGCTCTCATGGACAGAGATTTGGTTCACAGACAAACCGCGGCTTCAGCGGTGAAACACATAGCTCTAGGTGTAGCTGGTCTGGGTTGTGAAGACGCTTTGATTCACCTGCTTAACTTGATCTGGCCCAATATTTTCGAAACATCTCCTCATGTCATCAACGCTGTGATGGAAGCCATTGAAGCAATGAGAGTTGCATTAGGTCCAACAGTTATACTGAACTATTGCTTGCAAGGTTTGTTTCATCCGGCTCGAAAAGTCCGTGAAGTCTATTGGAAGATATACAATACGCTTTACATTGGTGCTCAAGACACGCTTGTTGCTGCTTACCCGGTCCTTGGGGATGAGCAGATCAATGTTTATAGCCGACCCGAGTTATCTATGTTCGTCTGA